A region of Carettochelys insculpta isolate YL-2023 chromosome 9, ASM3395843v1, whole genome shotgun sequence DNA encodes the following proteins:
- the FOXD3 gene encoding forkhead box protein D3, which yields MTLSGSSSTSDMSGPAVLTAEDVDIDVVGEGDEGLEKDSDGEAGSPAGLPLEEAEELLLPKEAGAGGERSGSGSPAEATPSGAAEAAKGPGGGPAEEGGGGGGGAALAGQSKPKNSLVKPPYSYIALITMAILQSPQKKLTLSGICEFISNRFPYYREKFPAWQNSIRHNLSLNDCFVKIPREPGNPGKGNYWTLDPQSEDMFDNGSFLRRRKRFKRHQQEHLREQTALMMQSFGAYSLAGPYGRPYGLPPGAYPHPAAAALQYPYIPPVGPMLPPAVPLLPSGELSRKAFNSQLSPGLQLQLNSLSAAGSLIKSEPSSRPSFSIENIIGAAATSSGSSAQTFLRPPVTVQSALVAHQPLSLTRSTAAIAPILSVPTNLLSGQFLQPAASAAAVQAKWPAQ from the coding sequence ATGACCCTGtcgggcagcagcagcaccagcgaCATGTCCGGCCCGGCCGTGCTGACGGCCGAGGATGTGGACATCGacgtggtgggggaaggggacgaGGGGCTGGAGAAGGACAGCGACGGCGAGGCCGGCAGCCCGGCCGGGCTGCCCCTGGAGGAGGcggaagagctgctgctgcccaaggaggcgggggcaggaggggagcgcagcggcagcggcagcccGGCGGAGGCTACCCCTAGCGGGGCGGCGGAGGCGGCCAAGGGGCCCGGCGGCGGGCCGGCGGAggaaggcggcggcggcggcgggggggcggccctggctgggcagagcaAGCCCAAGAACAGCCTGGTGAAGCCGCCCTACTCCTACATCGCGCTCATCACCATGGCCATCCTGCAGAGCCCGCAGAAGAAGCTGACGCTGAGCGGCATCTGCGAGTTCATCAGCAACCGCTTCCCCTACTACCGCGAGAAGTTCCCCGCCTGGCAGAACAGCATCCGCCACAACCTCTCGCTCAACGACTGCTTCGTCAAGATCCCCCGCGAGCCGGGCAACCCGGGCAAGGGCAACTACTGGACGCTGGACCCGCAGTCCGAGGACATGTTCGACAACGGCAGCTTCCTGCGCCGCAGGAAGCGCTTCAAGCGCCACCAGCAGGAGCACCTGCGCGAGCAGACGGCGCTCATGATGCAGAGCTTCGGCGCCTACAGCCTGGCCGGCCCCTACGGCCGCCCCTACGGGCTGCCCCCCGGCGCCTACCCGCACCCGGCCGCCGCCGCGCTGCAGTACCCCTACATCCCGCCCGTGGGGCCCATGCTGCCGCCGGCCGTGCCGCTGCTGCCGTCCGGCGAGCTGAGCCGCAAAGCCTTCAACTCGCAGCTCAGCCccggcctccagctgcagctcaacaGCCTGAGCGCCGCCGGCTCGCTCATCAAGTCGGAGCCCAGCAGCCGGCCCTCCTTCAGCATCGAGAACATCATCGGCGCGGCGGCCACCAGCTCAGGGAGCAGCGCGCAGACTTTCCTCCGCCCGCCCGTCACCGTCCAGTCCGCCCTTGTGGCGCACCAGCCGCTGTCCCTCACCCGCAGCACGGCGGCCATCGCCCCCATCCTAAGCGTGCCTACGAACCTTCTCTCCGGCCAATTCCTGCAGCCCGCAGCCTCGGCGGCCGCCGTGCAGGCCAAGTGGCCGGCCCAGTGA